A stretch of the Snodgrassella alvi genome encodes the following:
- a CDS encoding M15 family metallopeptidase: MYKLSKRSLTNLQGVNTNLVKVVQRAIEIAKQDFMVTEGLRSREQCCINYGKGRTAQQCTQKGVPAKYAQPSISKVTWLNNPFASKHSQGRAVDLVPYPVDWNDLAKFRLIAEAMKQAAKELNVSINWGGDWQKTKDYPHFEV, from the coding sequence ATGTACAAATTAAGTAAGCGTTCTTTAACTAATCTTCAGGGCGTAAATACTAACCTTGTAAAGGTGGTTCAACGAGCCATTGAAATCGCCAAACAAGATTTCATGGTAACGGAGGGATTGCGCTCCCGTGAGCAATGTTGCATTAACTATGGCAAGGGTAGAACTGCCCAGCAATGTACACAGAAAGGTGTGCCGGCGAAATACGCACAACCCAGCATCAGTAAAGTTACGTGGCTAAATAATCCTTTTGCGAGTAAGCATTCCCAAGGGCGCGCCGTAGATTTGGTACCTTATCCGGTAGACTGGAACGATTTGGCCAAATTCCGTTTAATCGCCGAAGCCATGAAGCAAGCCGCCAAGGAACTAAATGTCTCCATTAATTGGGGCGGGGATTGGCAGAAAACCAAAGATTACCCACATTTTGAGGTGTAG
- a CDS encoding type II toxin-antitoxin system HicB family antitoxin yields the protein MFLYIAIQKDGNTGYGVTVPALPGCFSYGDTLEAAITNTKEAIELHLEGIFEDGEEPVIEQIPLDNLINNSDYAGAQWFGVEVNIDHLTLTA from the coding sequence ATGTTTCTATATATCGCAATCCAGAAAGATGGTAACACTGGTTATGGTGTAACCGTGCCAGCCCTACCTGGTTGCTTCTCATATGGTGACACCCTTGAAGCAGCGATTACCAATACTAAAGAGGCCATCGAACTCCATCTTGAAGGTATTTTTGAAGATGGTGAAGAGCCTGTAATTGAGCAGATACCTTTGGATAACCTTATTAATAACTCGGATTATGCCGGAGCACAATGGTTTGGTGTTGAGGTGAATATTGATCATTTAACCCTTACAGCGTAA
- a CDS encoding site-specific integrase, whose translation MAEYDLGTGLRQANVFDLRWKQIAFQRRTCEYYPENMKSGKPLVIPLNDTAINVLARPLGKHEKYVFLHSRNQPVKSLNYKLWKKALDKAGIEKDFHWHDLRHTWASWLVQNGESLYVLKEMGGWQSLEMVQKYAHLAPDHLVKHAMKIDNIMTSDCHNLSQQINQRRKLLQ comes from the coding sequence ATGGCAGAATATGATTTGGGAACTGGTCTTAGGCAGGCAAATGTTTTCGATTTAAGATGGAAACAAATAGCCTTCCAGAGGCGCACATGTGAATATTATCCAGAGAATATGAAGTCAGGTAAGCCATTGGTGATACCATTAAATGATACAGCTATCAATGTTCTGGCCAGACCACTGGGAAAGCATGAGAAATATGTTTTTTTGCATTCGCGCAATCAACCGGTTAAGTCTTTAAATTACAAGCTATGGAAAAAAGCTCTGGATAAAGCCGGAATTGAGAAAGACTTTCATTGGCATGATTTACGCCATACTTGGGCTAGCTGGTTAGTACAGAATGGAGAATCACTGTATGTCTTAAAAGAAATGGGAGGCTGGCAATCTTTGGAGATGGTACAAAAGTATGCGCATTTGGCTCCAGATCATTTAGTTAAACATGCAATGAAGATTGATAATATTATGACAAGCGATTGTCACAATTTGTCACAGCAAATAAATCAGAGGAGGAAGTTATTACAGTAG